In one Maniola jurtina chromosome 13, ilManJurt1.1, whole genome shotgun sequence genomic region, the following are encoded:
- the LOC123870973 gene encoding uncharacterized protein LOC123870973, with product MTYADNYKHPTSNRSVNSSKRIDNRTKSNLKQASERKLCYAACGRETENKLLLQISEAEQVSDFERILNSNAILRERARRHVWRGNVEAHAPSASLLPRPRSTYSLRAVSQAYHTLFRQHEESVQQLVDRYRQEAADLNKKSPSSLLDSNWFEDLHELTEFYEDDPTLQKEIETITDRIIAEAAQTEGGAVSTRSNFSVNLAGLISLHVNGEGVSPTFRDDLGLSPEVEKVDVCDDKEWLSPIMSAKSDDRHLQDSSSIDRLAQGLNTVQIECDGKVPTITFSNCCEGHGQSDKPNNNDVVIHLAVPSIESPDEARPPMM from the coding sequence ATGACTTACGCTGATAACTATAAGCATCCAACCTCCAATCGTAGTGTAAATAGCTCGAAGAGAATCGATAATAGAACTAAGTCTAATCTTAAACAGGCATCCGAGAGGAAGCTGTGCTACGCCGCGTGCGGGAGGGAGACGGAGAACAAGTTGCTGTTGCAGATCAGCGAAGCCGAGCAAGTGTCGGACTTTGAAAGGATTCTTAATTCTAATGCAATACTCCGGGAGCGCGCTCGCCGTCACGTGTGGCGCGGCAACGTAGAGGCACACGCCCCCTCCGCCTCGCTGCTGCCGCGACCTCGCTCCACATACTCCCTGCGCGCCGTGAGCCAGGCCTACCACACTCTGTTCCGCCAGCACGAGGAGTCCGTGCAGCAGCTCGTCGACCGCTACCGCCAAGAAGCGGCCGATCTAAACAAGAAATCCCCTTCGAGCTTACTAGATAGCAATTGGTTCGAAGACCTCCATGAGCTCACCGAGTTTTACGAGGACGACCCGACGCTGCAGAAGGAGATCGAAACTATCACCGATCGTATAATAGCCGAGGCGGCTCAGACGGAGGGCGGGGCTGTGTCGACGCGTAGCAACTTTAGTGTTAATTTGGCTGGATTAATTAGTTTACACGTGAACGGGGAGGGTGTATCCCCGACCTTTCGTGACGACCTCGGTCTATCGCCCGAAGTGGAAAAAGTGGACGTCTGCGACGACAAGGAATGGCTCTCTCCGATTATGAGTGCAAAGTCCGATGATCGACATCTGCAGGACAGTTCCAGTATCGATCGCCTGGCGCAGGGTTTGAATACGGTCCAGATCGAATGCGACGGGAAGGTGCCGACGATAACGTTCAGCAATTGTTGCGAAGGCCACGGCCAGTCTGATAAACCTAACAATAACGACGTCGTCATTCATCTCGCCGTTCCCTCTATTGAGAGCCCCGACGAGGCGCGCCCGCCTATGATGTGA
- the LOC123870688 gene encoding uncharacterized protein LOC123870688, with protein sequence MIAIESEQPMPKEERVPKVEPTSSHQRTLTRSSAVSQKSVDLVVHPENSNNPLHRSKLAPVRSSSESSSNKKMLNLRKTKNSSIESTMSLPNQKSLEKKHGSLRHQKSIGAHSDVTLSTQPVIADDRKALREALYQGIFHRHRRTIFAVGSFLRMLRSKTSNYDSIRSESDEI encoded by the coding sequence ATGATCGCTATAGAATCAGAGCAGCCGATGCCGAAGGAGGAAAGAGTCCCAAAAGTTGAGCCGACAAGTTCGCATCAGAGAACCCTGACGCGCTCGAGCGCCGTGAGCCAGAAATCGGTCGACTTGGTGGTCCACCCGGAGAACTCCAATAATCCTCTACACAGATCCAAATTGGCTCCAGTGCGTTCGTCATCGGAGTCGTCGTCGAATAAGAAAATGCTGAACTTGAGAAAGACGAAGAACTCTTCGATAGAATCGACGATGAGTTTGCCGAACCAGAAGTCTTTGGAAAAGAAGCATGGGAGCCTCCGGCACCAGAAGTCGATCGGAGCTCATTCGGATGTAACTCTGAGCACGCAGCCGGTGATCGCAGACGACAGGAAGGCTCTCCGGGAGGCCTTGTATCAGGGTATATTTCATAGACATAGACGGACAATTTTCGCAGTGGGTTCTTTCCTAAGAATGCTTCGAAGCAAAACGTCCAATTACGACTCCATTAGGTCGGAGTCGGATGAGATTTAG